Genomic segment of Nothobranchius furzeri strain GRZ-AD chromosome 12, NfurGRZ-RIMD1, whole genome shotgun sequence:
CTTGAACAGCTCGCTCCTGCAGCTCCCTGAGATGTTCCTCCACAGCCTGGGCTCGATTTTCAGAAGACCGTTGGAACTTTTTTTCCAGTGTGCTCCTCATCTgtgcctcctcttcctccacctgTTGCTCCACCTGCTTTTTCAGTAGGATGTGTCGCAACAGCTCCCTGCGATTCTCCTCTTGCAGcctttttttctccttcttctcctgcaACACTTTGCTCCTAAATGCCCTCTGCTCCTTCTCCACTGCGATCTGTTGCTCCTTCTTCAGCTCCCTTTTTTCTAACTCCTCTTTCTCTCTCATAAACGTCTCTCTCAAGCATTTGCGCTTTTCTGTCTCTTTTGCTGCAAACTCCAACTTTTCTCGACGTTGTGCCTCTACCTTCTCCTTCAGCCTCCTCCAGCGTTCATCTTGAAGCAGCACCACCTGTTCAAGATGGCCTGCCTTCTCTTTCTCCCGATGCTGCATCCTCCTCTTGCGGGCCTCCAGTTCCTTATGCCAACGTTTCATACTCTGCTTAAGTCTTCTTCTTCTATCTTTATCTGCTTGGACCTTCTGGGTCTCCTCCTCCCTTCGGACCTCCTGCTGCTTTAGTTTCTCCTGCTGTGAGAGCTTCAGGCGATCCTGCTCCTCTTGATGCTTGACCAGCATGAGAGCTGCTATCTTACGATCCCTCTCTGATACTGTGACGCATGTCTTCCTTTTGATTTCAGCTGTGAGCCTTTGCAGCTGCTTTTCCGTGGCAGGTGAGTATGTCAGGTTTCCCAGGTGGAAGCTGCTGATTGTGCTCCTTTCTGGGTCTCTCGTGTCAGAAGCAGAGCAGTTGGACCTGCAAGACTGTTTCCCTTCAGTGCACAGATCGGCATATAGAATAGGCTCTGATGTCTGTTTGTCTGACATTTTTGTTTTAGGCAAAACTTCCAAGCTTGAAGCTGCATTACTCACAGACCTCCTGCTGCCAGACACTGAGacattcttctccttctccttatgGCACATTTGTAGAACCTTTGATTTTTCTTTCCTGTAGGATTCATGCATAACCCTCATGGCCTCGAAAGGCATGTCATGCTGCTCTGTAATCAGGTTGTTCAGCGATTTAATTAGAAGCTGAACCGGTTTTATCCCGAGTTGATGGCAGGAATCCGGCAAGCTTGGACTTGCTAAAATGCAATGGCTCTTCTCTGCTCCCACTGACTCAAAATTGTTCAGGTCTGCACAGAAAAAAGGGGACTTCGCCTCCCCCATCTTAAAAGTTCTGACACCTTGACAATATGCTCACATAGGACTGGATTCTACTGATCCGCTCACCTCTACACAGCCTGTCCAGCACGGAGATGAGGTCAGCAGGGGATTACCGTGTCTCCACCTCAGTAGTAACAGGAATAGAGGCTTATGTGTTTTCTGTTGACATAGCAAAGCTGATTTTAGTTAGCAAATTAAATAATGTGTGTGTTAGATTTGTGCTTTCTGCTATATTGGACTTTAGAATAAAAtagactagaatagaatagaattcattttattgtcactatacacaTGTGTCTCAGTTAAAAGGCAAATTTAATGTCACAGTGACTTCTAGAGACTCAGCTTATTTATCCCAAATTATGATGCTAATTTAGTTTACGTAAACATTTCTTTAAAATTGATAGAAGTGACACTTAAAAATCTGAGCAGAGACGTtttgagtaggacctggctgcagaccttgGACGTTTTTGGTTACCATAACAACACTGCGGCAAACAAAGAATTTTATAAAGAGGAGCACCCGCATTAAGTTGGTGCTGTCAATTTTTGTATTAGCGCCATCTACTGGCAGCGTTTGCCACAACAAGCCACTGTCATTTCTCAGACAGGTTTAATGTTTATATTCAGATAAACATTTCTTCTGGCTCTACCTGTGTATCTACCTCACATAAAACTAATAGAATAATTTTAGATTTATGTTTTGAATTTTTAGATTCTCTGTgtcatatatttttaattttattttttaaaataatcctTTGAtgatctgcttttattttgacgggtTGTGATTTGTCACACAACTTCCTGTCTGCACGCGAGAACTCTGGTTTGGACGTATTCTTTGGTTTTAATGCTTGTGTCTTTGCTTATGtaacctgttttattttttttatgcgTTGCActtaaataaaaccaaaaaagtGCTTCTTCGAGGCGACAATTAACCTCAAACGCTTTTATCGGTGCGACTTTCCAACTCACCTAGCTAACTTTCGTTTAGCACGTCGCGAGGACAAGAATAAACTACAGTCTAACGTTCGCCACGGATAACTCAAGGTAGTGAAATTGTGTCTTTATATTTTTCTGAAGTTCTTAAGAGAACTACGTGTTTACTTTTCCATACAATCGGACGCTTGAGTCGACCAACACTGCCTTTATTTGTTTGAAGTTGACTTTTTAAAGTAATAATTCCCCTAACTGTTGATTTGCGACTTTTGTAGCACGCAGCTAGTTTCGGCAAAGGCTGAAGATGAGGAGGTCTAAAGCTGGCGGAAACGTGGAGACTCGTCGGCAGAACGGCTCCTCTAATCAGTTAGCTGATCATCGTGAGGGGGAAGACGCTAACGGTGACTCCAGCTCGGCTGCTCAGCAAGACGACGAGGATGAAATTAACAAACAGGGCCAGAGGAGAGAGATAAGGAGCAAGTACCGAGACCTCATCAACTCAGTACAACGTGAGTGGATACCCGGACAGCTTTTACCTGATGTTAGTCCTCCCAACACGTCATAAATCCATCTACTCCTTGACTTTTCTCCTTCAGAAAACAGGGAAGATATGCTGAGTCCATCTAACAACAAGCTCACAGAAGTTTTGGAAGAGGCCAACAAACTTTTTAAAGATGGTAGGTGTGATGCAAGTAATTTGTTAGCAGATTACTTCTAATGTTACAATTCTGTGTCCTTATTTAAGTCATTTATCCTGATGCAGCCACTCAGAATGATGAGGTTGATTTGTGTGACAGTTCGACAGCCGAGGGAAGCAGCGCTCGATGCCAAGCTCCTTGTCGCAGCCACAGACCTGGGAAAAGAGAAAGCCAGCCAGCTGTTTTCTGAGGGGAGCACGTTTGATCCTACTGTATTTACTGAGCACCTTGTAAGTGTGTTTACTGTACTATGCACAGCTATAATCACATATCTACACTGTATTTTTCTGAGTTCGTGCAATCAGAAGTCCTGCACTGGTTGCATAAGTTAGTGTTGCCACcttttaaaagtaaaaataatttgTTTATATCAGGGAGCAGATTCTGGGTCGGTTAGCAGCGCTGCAAAAACCTCAGTTTTGACGATCACGTGGTCGTGCAATTTGAATtagcagttttattttgaaaatgacagATGGTTTACCCCAACTGCTACACAAACAACCAAAAGAAGTGTTGAAAGTACCTTTTCATCTCAAACAGCTGTCCTTCATGGGTCTGAACCGACTtgaagatgaggaggatg
This window contains:
- the LOC107375776 gene encoding coiled-coil domain-containing protein 177, translating into MGEAKSPFFCADLNNFESVGAEKSHCILASPSLPDSCHQLGIKPVQLLIKSLNNLITEQHDMPFEAMRVMHESYRKEKSKVLQMCHKEKEKNVSVSGSRRSVSNAASSLEVLPKTKMSDKQTSEPILYADLCTEGKQSCRSNCSASDTRDPERSTISSFHLGNLTYSPATEKQLQRLTAEIKRKTCVTVSERDRKIAALMLVKHQEEQDRLKLSQQEKLKQQEVRREEETQKVQADKDRRRRLKQSMKRWHKELEARKRRMQHREKEKAGHLEQVVLLQDERWRRLKEKVEAQRREKLEFAAKETEKRKCLRETFMREKEELEKRELKKEQQIAVEKEQRAFRSKVLQEKKEKKRLQEENRRELLRHILLKKQVEQQVEEEEAQMRSTLEKKFQRSSENRAQAVEEHLRELQERAVQEEEQIQRAQLRAKLQNIQQLTHKQLLVQLSQRRMERASMNASLLLRSKAQRVKERNKLRMISYQRLKEKVQREEEAAIKVRVDHVSMKEWKMERLRRQQEQIQEEAQRLARASFHLRERVRQQTRNRTFDQMALEAQLTASISHMKL